The following coding sequences are from one Acidobacteriota bacterium window:
- a CDS encoding acylphosphatase, with translation MKRRIHAYVEGRVQGVFFRDFARREAYPLSVKGWVRNMSDGRVEVVAEGEEENLKNFVESLKKGPPLAIVTDVEVEWEEYRGEFSDFRIKSYWD, from the coding sequence ATGAAAAGAAGAATACATGCTTATGTTGAAGGAAGGGTTCAGGGAGTATTTTTTCGGGATTTTGCAAGAAGGGAAGCCTATCCATTGAGTGTTAAAGGATGGGTTAGAAATATGTCTGATGGAAGGGTTGAGGTTGTAGCTGAGGGAGAAGAGGAGAATTTAAAAAATTTCGTTGAATCTTTGAAGAAAGGCCCTCCTTTGGCAATTGTAACTGATGTAGAAGTAGAATGGGAAGAGTACAGGGGAGAATTCTCTGATTTCAGAATCAAGTCCTACTGGGATTAA
- a CDS encoding inositol monophosphatase family protein — protein MIESYLEFGKRIAKEAGLILKERFGKVEDVDYKGAVNLVTEADFVSQDFTKKEINRNFPEHGILSEENLEENSSSNFRWIIDPLDGTTNYAHNFPIFSVSIALEENKEIVLGVVYNPILDELFWAEKGKGAYLNGSRIKVSSVSSLSESLLATGFPYDIRESDENNLNYFSKFALRAQAIRRCGSAALDMCYVGCGRFDGYWEIKLSPWDVAAGILIVKEADGMVSDFNGSEIDMYSKEVLASNGKIHSQMIQIFKDTK, from the coding sequence ATGATAGAAAGTTATTTAGAGTTTGGAAAAAGAATAGCTAAAGAAGCAGGATTAATACTAAAAGAAAGATTTGGAAAAGTTGAGGATGTTGATTATAAAGGCGCTGTAAATTTAGTTACAGAAGCTGATTTTGTCTCCCAGGATTTTACAAAAAAAGAAATTAACAGAAATTTCCCTGAGCATGGGATTTTATCAGAAGAGAACCTTGAAGAAAATTCCTCTTCTAATTTTAGATGGATAATTGACCCTTTAGATGGAACCACAAACTATGCCCATAATTTTCCTATTTTTTCTGTTTCCATTGCCCTTGAAGAAAATAAAGAAATTGTTTTAGGAGTTGTTTACAATCCGATTCTCGATGAACTTTTCTGGGCAGAAAAAGGAAAAGGCGCTTATCTTAATGGCTCGAGAATTAAAGTTTCTTCTGTTTCTTCACTGAGTGAAAGTCTTCTTGCAACAGGATTTCCATATGACATAAGAGAGAGTGATGAAAATAATTTAAATTATTTCTCAAAGTTCGCTTTAAGAGCTCAGGCTATAAGAAGATGTGGTTCAGCTGCCCTTGATATGTGCTATGTGGGATGTGGAAGGTTCGATGGATACTGGGAGATAAAGCTCTCTCCATGGGATGTCGCAGCAGGAATTCTTATAGTGAAAGAAGCAGATGGAATGGTTTCTGATTTCAATGGTAGTGAAATTGATATGTATTCTAAAGAAGTCTTGGCTTCCAATGGAAAAATCCATTCTCAGATGATCCAGATCTTTAAAGATACTAAATAA
- a CDS encoding DUF4198 domain-containing protein encodes MKNKIFIFFIFTLIPFSLIFSHDFWLVLKSYNLPAGKNITVYCNTGDKFPESEAPISPDRIERCSLINSGEKIEIKEFRKTEKSLLFDILTNQEGTYLIELILKPLFIKLSAKDFNYYLEHKGLTEIIKLRKLKGLDDKEGKEEYSKYAKAIIQIGDKKSEIFKEILGHEIEIIPELNPYNLKSGDILPIKIFYDGKPLPSASISYGNSEELGKIYKTQTDSEGNAKIDLTSSGIWYIHTIHMIPSLKTPEIEWESFWATLTFEIL; translated from the coding sequence ATGAAAAATAAAATTTTTATTTTTTTTATTTTTACGTTAATACCTTTTTCATTAATCTTTTCCCACGATTTCTGGCTTGTTCTTAAATCATACAATTTACCAGCTGGAAAAAACATTACTGTTTACTGCAACACTGGAGATAAATTTCCAGAAAGTGAAGCACCGATATCTCCTGACAGAATAGAAAGATGCTCATTAATTAACTCTGGTGAAAAAATTGAGATTAAGGAATTTAGAAAAACTGAAAAATCGCTTCTATTTGATATCTTAACAAATCAAGAAGGAACATATCTAATTGAACTGATATTGAAACCACTTTTTATAAAACTAAGTGCAAAAGATTTTAATTATTATTTAGAACATAAGGGTTTAACAGAAATTATTAAATTACGAAAGTTAAAAGGATTGGATGATAAAGAAGGAAAAGAGGAATATTCAAAATATGCTAAAGCCATTATACAAATCGGGGATAAAAAAAGTGAAATTTTTAAGGAGATTTTAGGACATGAAATTGAGATCATTCCGGAATTAAATCCATATAATTTAAAATCAGGAGATATATTGCCGATTAAGATATTTTATGATGGAAAACCTTTGCCTTCTGCTTCTATCTCTTATGGAAATTCTGAAGAACTGGGAAAAATATATAAAACACAAACTGATAGCGAAGGAAATGCAAAAATCGACTTAACTTCTTCGGGAATCTGGTATATTCATACCATACATATGATTCCCTCTTTAAAAACTCCTGAAATTGAGTGGGAAAGTTTCTGGGCAACATTAACATTCGAAATCTTATAA
- a CDS encoding L-lactate permease has translation MHLPLAISALIGLIPILVVLILMVRYAWSAMKAMPLGWLVAVVLAVIFWRMPWNWILGATFKGFIVSVDILIIIFGAVLLYYDMLESGAIKIVTESVMGLSKDRRIQANLAWLLAAFFEGAAGFGTPGAVVGPLLLGIGFPAMVAAPLVLIFNSTPVSFGCVGIPIWGGVGWTLKTPEIQQHLSAMGLEYNFWIHHIIGKYVGIIHGIIGTFLPLMALYFFIKWTNGKREEFKEALPSIFIAGLVFTVPYTLIAIFIGSELPSLLGSLAGLFIYAVLLKLGAFKYKKIYGFKEMEDRKNTMEESKIKPRISIGVSFLPYILVALSLIITRTIPGIKSFVENNLVITLRDIFGTDIAQSIKLLNNPGLYFIIIVLLSHLFFRMRGKQIKKAWSTTIKRIAPASIALLFAVALSQVMILSGNNPYKLDSMVIMIAKGVATLTGKAYSIFAPFIGILGAYIAGSNTVSNIMFSGFQYATAYVLGLSRTIIVGEQVVGGAVGNMICVHNVVAVCATVGIIGKEGSVIKKNILPAIIYGMLAGIIGTVLIFLSPGLF, from the coding sequence ATGCATCTACCTTTAGCAATAAGTGCTTTAATAGGATTAATTCCAATCCTGGTTGTTCTCATTTTAATGGTCAGGTATGCATGGTCTGCCATGAAGGCAATGCCTCTTGGGTGGCTTGTTGCAGTAGTTCTTGCAGTTATATTCTGGAGGATGCCATGGAACTGGATTTTAGGTGCTACATTTAAGGGATTCATTGTTTCAGTTGATATCTTAATTATAATTTTTGGAGCAGTTCTTCTCTACTATGACATGCTCGAAAGCGGAGCAATCAAAATAGTTACAGAGTCAGTTATGGGATTGAGCAAGGACAGAAGAATTCAAGCAAATTTGGCATGGCTGCTGGCAGCATTTTTTGAAGGCGCAGCAGGATTTGGAACGCCTGGTGCAGTAGTTGGGCCTCTCCTTTTAGGAATTGGCTTTCCTGCGATGGTTGCAGCTCCTCTTGTTCTTATCTTTAATTCCACTCCTGTCTCCTTTGGATGTGTAGGAATTCCAATCTGGGGTGGCGTTGGCTGGACCTTAAAAACACCGGAAATACAGCAACACCTTTCTGCGATGGGTCTTGAATATAATTTCTGGATTCATCATATAATTGGAAAGTATGTTGGAATTATTCATGGAATTATCGGTACATTCCTTCCTCTTATGGCTCTCTACTTCTTCATAAAATGGACAAATGGGAAAAGAGAGGAGTTTAAAGAAGCGCTTCCATCAATATTTATAGCTGGCCTGGTCTTCACTGTTCCCTATACTTTAATAGCTATTTTCATTGGATCAGAACTTCCTTCACTCCTTGGCTCTCTTGCAGGACTTTTTATATATGCTGTTCTTTTAAAACTCGGGGCATTTAAATATAAGAAAATCTATGGATTTAAAGAAATGGAGGATAGAAAGAATACAATGGAAGAGAGTAAAATTAAACCTCGCATCAGCATTGGTGTTTCATTCCTTCCATATATCCTTGTTGCATTATCTCTAATTATAACCAGAACAATTCCTGGTATTAAAAGCTTTGTGGAAAACAATCTTGTTATTACCTTGAGGGATATATTCGGCACAGACATTGCCCAGTCGATAAAATTGTTAAATAACCCTGGTCTTTACTTTATAATTATTGTTCTTTTAAGTCATCTTTTCTTCAGGATGCGAGGAAAACAGATCAAAAAGGCATGGAGTACTACAATAAAAAGAATTGCTCCTGCCTCAATAGCTCTACTTTTTGCAGTTGCTCTATCTCAAGTTATGATTCTCTCAGGTAATAATCCATATAAATTAGATTCAATGGTTATTATGATTGCAAAAGGAGTTGCCACTTTAACAGGAAAAGCATATTCAATCTTTGCTCCATTTATTGGTATTCTTGGAGCTTACATTGCTGGCAGCAACACTGTTTCTAATATTATGTTCTCAGGGTTTCAGTATGCAACAGCCTATGTGCTTGGATTATCAAGAACCATCATAGTTGGAGAACAGGTTGTTGGTGGAGCTGTTGGGAACATGATATGTGTGCATAATGTTGTTGCTGTTTGTGCAACTGTTGGCATAATTGGGAAGGAAGGTTCGGTAATCAAGAAAAATATTCTTCCAGCTATAATCTACGGTATGCTTGCAGGAATAATAGGAACGGTTCTTATCTTTCTTTCCCCGGGGCTTTTCTAA
- a CDS encoding S9 family peptidase, whose amino-acid sequence MKKYIPLFLFLIIIIFPVYSDGLKPITFDDFIKIKRLVDPRISPDEKWVAYVLTVFDKEKNTSNSDIYIVSVDGKETIRLTYNEKADYNPEWMPDGSSLSFVSTRDGVPQIWLISLKGGEPKKITNISTGVSGQVISTDGKYFLFSSEVYPGCKDDECNKKKEEEKEKSKVKAIITERLFFRYWNHWTHDKRSHLFIVNSDGSELKDLTPGDYDVPPLDLGSGSDYAFSPDGKEIAFVSNRDPVIAISTNNDIFLIPVQGGEPKKITENKANDNQPVYSPDGRYIAYRAMQRPGFEADRYRLMLYERKTGKVLNLTENFDSSIGSIVWSPDGKFIYTTCEDQGYESIFRISIPDGNVTKISEKSTNGNLNISPDGKNLVFTRQSINHPSDVYTCDADGKNLIQITDVNKEILSKLEMNSLEEFWFKGAGGDNVHGFLLKPPKFEPNKEYPMIYLIHGGPQGAFGDEFHYRWNAQMFASSGYVVVMVNFHGSTGYGQKFTDSISGDWGGKPFEDLMKGLDYVLNKYPFIDKNRIAAAGASYGGYMINWTAGHTDRFRCLVSHAGVFNLISKYGSTEELWFPEWEFKGTPWTNKEMYEKFSPHNYVKNFKTPTLVIHGELDFRVPVTEGLQMYTSLQRMGVPSKLVYFPDEGHFVTKPQNAELWWKTLHEWFKKWLK is encoded by the coding sequence ATGAAAAAATATATACCTTTATTTTTATTTCTTATAATTATAATATTTCCTGTTTATTCAGATGGTTTAAAGCCGATTACGTTCGATGACTTCATAAAGATAAAGAGATTGGTTGACCCCAGAATTTCTCCTGATGAAAAGTGGGTTGCATATGTTCTTACGGTTTTTGATAAAGAGAAAAACACAAGCAATAGTGATATATACATTGTATCAGTCGATGGTAAAGAAACAATTCGACTCACATACAACGAAAAAGCTGATTACAATCCTGAATGGATGCCTGATGGGAGTTCACTTTCATTTGTTTCCACAAGAGATGGAGTACCTCAGATATGGTTGATTTCTTTAAAAGGAGGGGAGCCCAAGAAGATAACAAATATATCAACTGGAGTCTCAGGACAGGTGATTTCTACGGATGGAAAGTATTTTTTGTTTTCTTCAGAAGTTTACCCTGGATGCAAGGATGATGAATGCAATAAGAAAAAAGAAGAGGAAAAGGAAAAGAGCAAGGTAAAAGCTATAATTACAGAGAGGTTGTTTTTCCGTTATTGGAACCACTGGACCCATGATAAAAGAAGCCATCTTTTTATCGTAAATTCAGATGGGAGTGAATTAAAAGATTTAACGCCAGGTGATTATGATGTTCCACCACTGGACCTTGGAAGTGGTTCAGATTATGCTTTTTCTCCAGACGGAAAAGAAATAGCTTTTGTTTCAAACAGAGACCCTGTTATTGCCATTAGCACTAATAACGACATTTTCCTAATTCCAGTACAAGGGGGTGAGCCCAAAAAAATAACTGAAAATAAAGCAAATGATAATCAACCTGTTTATTCTCCTGATGGAAGGTATATTGCCTACAGGGCAATGCAAAGGCCAGGCTTTGAAGCTGACAGATATCGATTGATGCTTTATGAAAGAAAAACTGGAAAAGTTTTAAACTTAACTGAGAATTTTGATAGCTCTATAGGCTCGATAGTCTGGTCACCCGATGGAAAATTTATCTACACTACATGTGAGGATCAAGGATATGAATCGATTTTTAGAATAAGTATTCCTGATGGAAATGTTACAAAAATCTCTGAGAAAAGCACAAACGGAAACCTAAATATTTCTCCTGATGGGAAAAATTTAGTTTTTACAAGACAGAGTATCAATCATCCCAGTGATGTATATACATGTGATGCAGATGGGAAAAATTTAATTCAGATTACCGATGTTAATAAAGAGATACTTTCAAAACTTGAAATGAATTCTTTAGAAGAGTTCTGGTTTAAGGGAGCAGGAGGAGATAATGTTCATGGATTTCTGTTAAAGCCTCCAAAGTTTGAGCCAAATAAAGAATATCCGATGATCTATCTTATCCATGGAGGACCCCAGGGAGCTTTTGGTGATGAATTTCATTATCGATGGAATGCTCAGATGTTTGCCTCTTCAGGCTATGTAGTTGTTATGGTTAACTTTCATGGAAGCACAGGATATGGGCAGAAATTTACAGATTCCATAAGTGGAGATTGGGGAGGGAAACCCTTTGAAGATTTGATGAAAGGACTTGACTATGTTCTCAACAAATATCCTTTCATAGATAAAAATCGCATTGCTGCAGCAGGAGCTTCCTATGGAGGATACATGATAAATTGGACTGCAGGACATACTGATAGATTCAGATGTCTTGTGAGTCATGCAGGAGTTTTTAATTTAATCAGCAAGTATGGATCAACTGAAGAGTTGTGGTTTCCTGAATGGGAATTTAAAGGAACTCCATGGACAAATAAAGAAATGTATGAGAAATTCTCTCCCCATAATTATGTTAAAAACTTTAAGACTCCCACACTTGTAATCCATGGAGAACTTGATTTTAGGGTTCCTGTAACAGAAGGCTTGCAGATGTATACCTCCCTTCAGAGGATGGGGGTTCCTTCAAAACTTGTATATTTTCCTGATGAGGGGCACTTTGTTACAAAACCTCAGAATGCTGAGCTCTGGTGGAAAACTCTACACGAATGGTTTAAGAAGTGGTTGAAATGA
- a CDS encoding carboxypeptidase regulatory-like domain-containing protein yields MKKSIKIFLSILLLHSIILTVSGEEKGGTVAGTIKYKYVNKYPAVVYIEEITGMKFDPPKKPVEMDQKGKEFIPRILPILAGTTVNFLNSDDMEHNVFSPDGEKYDLGTWGKGLKRSYTFKNSGAYTQLCSLHPEMVAYIIVVKTPFFSITDPEGNFKIPNIPPGTWKLKVWHERFKPRQLEKQYEVKIEAETETKLLIEL; encoded by the coding sequence ATGAAGAAATCTATAAAGATATTTCTTTCAATTTTATTACTGCATAGCATTATTTTAACTGTTTCGGGAGAAGAAAAAGGAGGTACAGTAGCTGGAACTATAAAATATAAATATGTAAATAAATATCCAGCAGTGGTTTATATCGAAGAAATAACAGGGATGAAGTTCGACCCTCCAAAAAAGCCAGTTGAAATGGATCAAAAAGGAAAGGAATTTATACCTCGAATTCTTCCAATCCTTGCAGGTACAACGGTTAATTTTCTCAACAGTGATGACATGGAGCATAATGTATTCTCTCCCGATGGAGAAAAGTATGATTTAGGTACGTGGGGTAAAGGACTGAAGCGAAGTTATACATTCAAGAATTCTGGAGCATATACCCAACTTTGTTCTCTTCATCCTGAGATGGTTGCGTATATAATAGTTGTTAAGACACCATTCTTTTCGATAACAGATCCCGAAGGAAATTTTAAAATTCCCAATATTCCGCCAGGAACCTGGAAGCTGAAAGTCTGGCATGAACGATTTAAGCCAAGACAGCTTGAGAAGCAATATGAGGTGAAAATAGAAGCAGAAACGGAGACAAAACTATTGATCGAGTTATAA
- a CDS encoding c-type cytochrome encodes MKDKREKIVEFLAILVVVLCIIGSILFPLSYESESVKRYFQKGNRVITITGVFEEGVWTDEEVRGGNYWYRKYSPARPVLQVGQEIILRLKSADVIHAFYSPGLGIGPVDVYPGQVVEIKVIPEKVGIFEYYCTTMCGGPHFGMRGEIVVLGRDTQSNQSLPSKSLNFGKYWLEKPPPPDARPVEYGKWLYRQKGCFTCHGLNGEGGIQNWNYVKNVIPALNILSERMMLFDKEDADEIVKLLERGIDLEKISELPVPRYNVVLAQYKAIRDVIKKGSLPGKKDPEGPMPPLLMPSWEQLLSDSDIDAIIAYLLTLQPWEEEE; translated from the coding sequence ATGAAAGATAAAAGAGAGAAAATAGTGGAGTTTCTTGCAATTCTTGTAGTTGTATTATGCATCATTGGAAGTATTTTATTTCCATTGTCATATGAATCTGAATCTGTAAAAAGATATTTCCAAAAGGGAAATAGAGTTATAACCATTACCGGTGTATTTGAGGAAGGAGTATGGACTGATGAGGAGGTTCGTGGGGGGAACTACTGGTATCGGAAATATTCTCCAGCACGACCGGTATTGCAGGTAGGACAGGAAATAATACTACGTTTAAAGAGCGCTGATGTAATTCATGCTTTTTATTCTCCTGGACTTGGTATAGGACCTGTAGATGTATATCCAGGCCAAGTAGTTGAGATAAAAGTAATACCAGAAAAAGTAGGTATTTTTGAATACTACTGTACTACAATGTGCGGTGGACCTCACTTCGGGATGCGAGGAGAAATAGTTGTGCTTGGCAGGGATACTCAATCAAACCAATCTTTACCGTCAAAAAGTTTAAATTTTGGGAAGTACTGGCTTGAAAAACCTCCTCCACCTGATGCAAGACCAGTTGAATACGGGAAATGGTTATATCGTCAAAAAGGCTGTTTCACCTGCCATGGATTAAATGGAGAAGGCGGTATTCAAAACTGGAACTATGTGAAAAATGTTATTCCTGCTTTAAATATTTTATCTGAAAGGATGATGTTATTTGATAAGGAAGATGCAGATGAAATTGTGAAATTACTCGAGAGGGGGATCGATTTAGAGAAAATTTCAGAGCTTCCTGTTCCACGTTATAATGTTGTACTGGCTCAATATAAAGCAATCCGCGATGTTATTAAAAAAGGAAGTCTCCCTGGAAAGAAAGATCCTGAGGGACCGATGCCACCGCTATTGATGCCCTCATGGGAACAACTGTTATCAGATTCTGATATAGATGCTATTATTGCTTATCTTCTAACTTTACAGCCATGGGAGGAAGAAGAATGA
- a CDS encoding 4Fe-4S binding protein, whose protein sequence is MRIDLFKKIPALKWLCQRRWFQFAVILPNLFLFLFFLTAGTFGSPVGNRNIIIIFVWILWWFLLISLMVPFFSRIWCTVCPFPFFGEWLQRRALIRARGIDPKKKEGPGITVGRNRYFGLNLRWPKVLSNIWIQNIGFLALCTFSALFLTRPIVSVFVLGSLFLIATVMHQIYRQRAFCNYVCPVSGFLSLYSMTSMVEVRSKDYDVCVRCKDKGCLAGNDKGWGCPWMLYPSKLDRNNYCGLCMECFKTCPYDNMTINLRPFASDTKLKGYDEAWKAFIMLTLAIAYSLIYLGPWSFFKDWANITEKWDLAGFIAYGIMLWISALLLMPGIYYLAVYTGRKLSGSNTPSFKEMFLNFAYPLVPLGLLAWIAFSFPLILVNGSYILMVLSDPFGWGWNLFGTANIKWTPVIPHWTPYIQVSLLLIGLYYSLKKGYIHALQLYSSRSEAIRGFAPVAILLTGIVLFFLRLYAG, encoded by the coding sequence ATGCGGATTGATCTTTTTAAAAAAATTCCAGCTTTAAAATGGTTGTGTCAACGTCGATGGTTTCAATTCGCAGTAATCTTACCCAACCTTTTTTTATTTTTATTTTTCCTTACTGCTGGAACATTCGGAAGTCCTGTGGGGAATCGAAATATTATAATCATTTTTGTCTGGATTCTCTGGTGGTTTCTTCTAATCAGTTTAATGGTTCCATTTTTTTCCCGTATCTGGTGTACAGTCTGTCCGTTTCCCTTTTTTGGAGAATGGTTACAGAGGAGAGCTCTAATACGTGCCCGTGGCATTGACCCTAAAAAGAAAGAAGGACCTGGTATAACAGTTGGAAGGAATCGGTACTTTGGTTTAAACCTTCGATGGCCAAAAGTCCTCTCAAACATCTGGATTCAAAATATAGGATTTTTAGCTCTATGTACATTCAGTGCTCTGTTCCTGACTCGCCCGATCGTAAGCGTATTTGTGCTGGGGTCTCTCTTTTTAATTGCTACAGTTATGCACCAGATTTACCGACAGCGGGCTTTTTGCAATTATGTGTGTCCTGTTAGTGGATTTCTAAGTCTTTATTCTATGACTTCTATGGTTGAAGTTCGATCTAAAGATTATGATGTATGCGTGAGATGTAAGGATAAAGGATGTCTTGCAGGAAATGACAAGGGTTGGGGATGCCCCTGGATGCTTTATCCGAGTAAGCTGGACCGGAACAACTATTGTGGTCTCTGTATGGAATGTTTTAAAACATGCCCCTACGATAATATGACAATAAACTTGAGGCCATTTGCATCAGATACGAAGCTTAAGGGATATGATGAGGCATGGAAGGCTTTTATTATGCTAACACTGGCTATAGCTTACTCCCTTATTTATTTAGGCCCATGGTCTTTTTTTAAAGATTGGGCTAACATAACCGAGAAATGGGACTTGGCTGGGTTTATTGCCTATGGAATAATGTTGTGGATATCAGCACTGCTTTTGATGCCCGGTATCTATTATCTTGCTGTTTATACAGGAAGGAAGCTCTCAGGTTCAAATACTCCTTCATTTAAAGAAATGTTTCTCAATTTTGCCTATCCCCTTGTTCCTCTGGGTCTTCTTGCTTGGATAGCATTCAGCTTTCCTCTTATCCTGGTTAATGGTTCATATATACTGATGGTTCTTTCGGACCCATTTGGGTGGGGATGGAATCTATTCGGAACTGCAAATATTAAGTGGACTCCAGTTATTCCTCACTGGACTCCATACATCCAGGTTTCTTTGCTTCTCATCGGGTTGTATTATTCCCTTAAAAAAGGATACATCCATGCTTTACAACTTTACAGCAGCCGTTCAGAGGCAATAAGAGGTTTTGCACCTGTGGCAATACTTCTCACAGGAATTGTTTTGTTTTTCCTGAGGTTATATGCAGGGTAA
- a CDS encoding Crp/Fnr family transcriptional regulator, producing the protein MKNINVLKKFPLFSNLAEDELKSIMLLTSERDYPKGSIIIYQGDPGTTFYIILKGKVNIVLKGKRGKEIIIDTLSEGDFFGEMALFDDQTRSATVVAAENSKFLVLTRNTFLSHLKKHSEISIHLLKEMLRRLRKADEKIGDLALFNVHNRLIHFLLNLSKTSGISTKDGIIIKEVPSQQQITYSDESGH; encoded by the coding sequence ATGAAAAATATAAATGTTTTAAAAAAATTTCCGTTATTCTCAAATCTTGCAGAAGATGAATTGAAAAGCATAATGCTTCTTACCTCAGAGAGAGATTATCCTAAAGGAAGCATCATTATATATCAAGGAGATCCGGGAACTACCTTTTATATTATTCTAAAGGGGAAAGTAAACATTGTTCTAAAGGGAAAGAGAGGCAAAGAAATCATAATAGACACTTTAAGCGAAGGCGATTTCTTCGGAGAAATGGCTCTTTTTGATGATCAAACAAGATCTGCCACTGTTGTAGCTGCTGAAAACTCAAAGTTTTTAGTCCTTACGAGGAACACTTTTTTATCCCATCTTAAAAAACATTCAGAAATATCCATCCATCTTCTAAAGGAAATGCTCAGAAGATTGAGAAAAGCTGATGAAAAGATAGGGGACTTAGCTCTTTTTAATGTCCATAATCGTTTAATTCATTTTCTATTAAACTTATCTAAAACGAGTGGAATCTCTACTAAAGATGGAATCATTATAAAAGAAGTTCCTTCCCAGCAACAAATTACATATTCCGATGAATCTGGCCACTGA
- a CDS encoding SCO family protein, translated as MKKAIYILFIGLIISFGILIIRGIYHSKSFYALKPGDLIPDAILKDQDGREFFISDLKGNILCLAFIYTRCNVPSMCPSVTEKLVRTKDLLINRGFNRVIFILISFDPSWDTPDRLKEYASQYDVDYTFFRFASGDPQTIANLSRAFNIYYREASNGIFEHNIVVSLIDQNGILRKYFLGTEWRKEDLISEIEFLIK; from the coding sequence ATGAAGAAGGCAATTTACATACTTTTTATCGGTCTGATTATAAGCTTTGGCATTTTAATAATTCGGGGGATTTATCATTCGAAATCCTTTTATGCCCTGAAACCAGGTGATTTGATTCCTGATGCAATTCTTAAGGATCAGGATGGTCGTGAATTCTTTATCTCTGATCTTAAGGGGAATATTTTGTGTCTTGCTTTTATATATACTCGCTGCAATGTGCCTTCAATGTGTCCTTCAGTAACCGAAAAACTTGTTAGAACTAAAGATTTATTGATTAATAGAGGTTTTAATAGAGTCATATTTATATTAATCAGCTTCGATCCATCATGGGATACACCGGATAGGCTAAAAGAATATGCTTCTCAATATGATGTGGATTATACTTTCTTCAGGTTTGCATCTGGAGACCCTCAGACTATTGCAAACCTCAGTCGGGCATTTAACATATATTATCGGGAGGCGTCTAACGGAATATTTGAGCATAATATTGTAGTATCTTTGATTGACCAGAATGGTATTTTGAGAAAATATTTCTTGGGCACTGAATGGAGAAAGGAAGATCTGATTTCAGAAATAGAGTTTCTGATAAAGTAA